One region of Halomicrobium sp. LC1Hm genomic DNA includes:
- a CDS encoding NADH:flavin oxidoreductase/NADH oxidase has protein sequence MTADLLTPLELRETELPNRLMVSPMCQYSVEDRDGIATPWHLVHLGSRAVGGAGLVMAEATAVEPRGRITPEDLGLWSDEHAAALQETTAFVRSQGAVPGIQLAHAGRKASKSRPWEGSEPLSPDEGGWEVVGPTDRPWPHDDPPATRRLSVDEIEGIVDSFRAAAELARDAGFLVAEVHAAHGYLLHEFLSPVTNERTDEYGGSFENRARIVREVTRAVRSVWPDDRPVFVRLSGTDWLPDRESWTVEQSARLADALAEDGADLIDVSSGGIVPESAPDWVGPNFQLSLAEHVREHSSGVAVGTVGGITTAQQADAIVRNDRADLAIVGREFLRNPYFGLHAARELGAGDRNEPPAQYQRAFQ, from the coding sequence ATGACAGCAGACCTCTTGACGCCCCTGGAGCTACGGGAGACGGAACTTCCGAACCGGCTGATGGTTTCGCCGATGTGTCAGTACTCCGTCGAAGACCGGGACGGGATCGCGACGCCGTGGCACCTCGTCCACCTCGGCTCGCGGGCCGTCGGCGGCGCGGGGCTCGTGATGGCCGAAGCCACGGCCGTCGAGCCCCGCGGTCGGATCACGCCCGAGGACCTCGGTCTCTGGAGCGACGAACACGCCGCGGCGCTCCAAGAGACGACGGCGTTCGTCCGCTCGCAGGGCGCGGTGCCGGGCATCCAGCTGGCCCACGCCGGGCGCAAAGCCTCGAAGAGCCGTCCCTGGGAGGGCAGCGAGCCCCTCTCGCCCGACGAGGGCGGCTGGGAGGTCGTCGGCCCGACCGATCGACCGTGGCCCCACGACGACCCGCCAGCGACCAGGCGGCTGTCCGTCGACGAGATCGAGGGGATCGTCGACTCGTTCCGCGCGGCCGCCGAGCTGGCCCGTGACGCGGGGTTCCTCGTCGCGGAGGTCCACGCGGCCCACGGCTATCTCCTCCACGAGTTCCTCTCGCCGGTCACCAACGAACGGACCGACGAGTACGGCGGGAGCTTCGAGAACCGCGCTCGCATCGTCCGCGAGGTGACGCGAGCGGTCAGGTCGGTCTGGCCCGACGACCGCCCGGTGTTCGTCCGACTCTCTGGGACGGACTGGCTCCCCGACCGCGAGTCGTGGACCGTAGAGCAGTCGGCGCGGCTGGCCGACGCGCTGGCCGAGGACGGCGCGGACCTGATCGACGTCTCCAGTGGCGGGATCGTCCCCGAGTCGGCTCCCGACTGGGTGGGACCGAACTTCCAGCTCTCGCTGGCCGAACACGTCCGCGAGCACAGTTCCGGCGTCGCCGTCGGGACCGTCGGCGGGATCACGACGGCCCAGCAGGCCGACGCGATCGTCCGCAACGACCGGGCCGATCTGGCCATCGTCGGCCGAGAGTTCCTCCGGAACCCCTACTTCGGTCTCCACGCCGCCCGCGAACTCGGCGCTGGCGACCGCAACGAGCCGCCGGCACAGTATCAGCGGGCGTTCCAGTAG
- a CDS encoding ring-cleaving dioxygenase, with amino-acid sequence MADVSPTPGIHHVTCIAGDPQRNLDFWVETLGLRLVKRSVNQDDPETYHFFFADAEGTPGTSMTFFPWENLRQGKVGSGQVSRTAFRVPEGSLDYWEDRFEEYGVDYDDRVERFGETVLPFRDPDGLPVELVAVEIPDDDPTVPWTEFVPESAAIRGFHSVTLWVADPQPTMELLETMGLEQNDTEAAQGDAPGDERTRFEAAGTVGRYVDVLPTIEGGRQGHGTVHHVAFQTPTDADQEAMRQAVQSAGLRPTAQIDRHWFRSVYFREHAGILFELATSGPGYTDDEPLDDLGGRLVLPGEFEDRREAIEAALTDVTVPRGESAAAED; translated from the coding sequence ATGGCAGACGTATCGCCGACACCCGGCATCCACCACGTGACCTGCATCGCGGGCGATCCGCAGCGAAACCTCGATTTCTGGGTCGAGACGCTCGGGCTCCGCCTCGTCAAGCGATCGGTCAACCAGGACGACCCCGAGACGTACCACTTCTTCTTCGCCGACGCCGAGGGGACGCCCGGCACGAGTATGACCTTCTTCCCCTGGGAGAACCTCCGCCAGGGGAAGGTCGGCTCCGGGCAGGTCTCCCGGACGGCGTTTCGGGTCCCCGAGGGAAGCCTCGACTACTGGGAGGATCGCTTCGAGGAGTACGGCGTCGACTACGACGACCGCGTCGAGCGTTTCGGTGAGACGGTCCTCCCCTTCCGGGACCCGGACGGGCTCCCGGTCGAACTCGTCGCCGTCGAGATCCCCGACGACGACCCGACGGTCCCCTGGACCGAGTTCGTCCCCGAGTCGGCGGCGATCCGGGGCTTTCACTCGGTGACGCTGTGGGTCGCCGATCCCCAGCCGACGATGGAGCTACTGGAGACGATGGGACTGGAACAGAACGACACCGAAGCGGCCCAGGGCGACGCGCCGGGCGACGAGCGGACCCGGTTCGAGGCGGCGGGGACCGTCGGCCGGTACGTCGACGTGTTGCCGACGATCGAGGGCGGTCGCCAGGGCCACGGAACGGTCCACCACGTCGCCTTCCAGACGCCCACCGACGCAGATCAGGAGGCGATGCGCCAGGCCGTCCAGTCGGCCGGACTGCGCCCGACGGCCCAGATCGACCGCCACTGGTTCCGCTCGGTGTACTTCCGGGAACACGCGGGGATCCTGTTCGAGCTGGCGACCAGCGGACCGGGATACACCGACGACGAACCGCTCGACGATCTGGGCGGCCGGCTCGTCCTGCCCGGTGAGTTCGAGGACCGCCGCGAGGCGATCGAGGCTGCGTTGACCGACGTGACGGTCCCCCGCGGTGAGTCCGCCGCGGCGGAAGACTGA
- a CDS encoding tRNA pseudouridine(54/55) synthase Pus10 — MTLLDDARAAVATGPLCDSCLGRLFAERSFGLTNTERGRALRTTIALDDDEPYDPPEECWVCEGETARFDELAERAAAAVQGYEFATYQLGTRVPPLFEENDALLREDVGLDGSEPDADHDDREAFAGEQLKTEFNREVGRRVGDLTGGAVDFERPDVQLTIDLATDEIDVQVNSAFVYGRYRKLERDIPQTKWPCNECGATGLKRGAECPGCDGTGYRYPESVEQLSAPVVLDAMDGEEAVFHGAGREDVDALMLGGGRPFVIEVKEPRRRDVDTDDLEAEINDFADGKVEVEGLRLATHDMVARVKEHEASKTYRMDVEFEAPIDEATLDDAMATLDGATIEQRTPQRVDHRRADITRTRNVYDIAGALDDARHADIEVHGAGGLYVKELISGDEGRTQPNLADEVGTGAVVTALDVLDVEGEDEPFEQPEFFVDA, encoded by the coding sequence ATGACACTCCTCGACGACGCTCGGGCCGCCGTCGCGACCGGCCCGCTCTGTGACTCCTGTCTGGGCCGGCTGTTCGCCGAGCGCAGTTTCGGCCTGACGAACACGGAGCGCGGTCGGGCGTTGCGGACGACGATCGCGCTCGACGATGACGAGCCCTACGACCCGCCGGAAGAGTGCTGGGTCTGTGAGGGCGAGACCGCGCGGTTCGACGAACTGGCCGAGCGGGCCGCAGCCGCGGTCCAGGGCTACGAGTTCGCCACCTACCAGCTGGGCACTCGGGTGCCGCCGCTGTTCGAGGAGAACGACGCGTTGCTCCGCGAGGACGTGGGACTGGACGGCAGCGAGCCCGACGCCGACCACGACGACCGCGAGGCCTTCGCTGGCGAACAGCTCAAGACGGAGTTCAACCGCGAGGTCGGCCGCCGCGTCGGCGACCTGACCGGCGGAGCAGTGGACTTCGAGCGCCCGGACGTACAGCTGACCATCGACCTCGCGACCGACGAGATCGACGTGCAGGTCAACTCCGCGTTCGTCTACGGACGCTACCGGAAGCTCGAACGGGACATCCCCCAGACGAAGTGGCCCTGCAACGAGTGTGGCGCGACCGGCCTCAAGCGCGGCGCGGAGTGTCCCGGCTGTGACGGGACCGGCTATCGGTACCCCGAGAGCGTCGAGCAACTGTCCGCGCCGGTCGTCCTCGACGCGATGGACGGCGAGGAGGCGGTCTTTCACGGCGCTGGCCGCGAGGACGTGGACGCCCTGATGCTCGGGGGCGGTCGTCCCTTCGTCATCGAGGTCAAAGAGCCCCGCCGCCGGGATGTCGACACCGACGACCTCGAAGCGGAGATCAACGACTTCGCCGACGGCAAGGTCGAGGTCGAGGGGCTCCGGCTGGCGACCCACGACATGGTCGCCCGCGTCAAGGAACACGAGGCTTCCAAGACCTACCGCATGGACGTGGAATTCGAAGCGCCGATCGACGAGGCGACGCTCGACGACGCCATGGCGACGCTCGACGGCGCGACGATCGAACAGCGCACGCCCCAGCGCGTCGACCACCGTCGTGCCGACATCACTCGGACCCGCAACGTGTACGACATTGCGGGCGCACTCGACGACGCCCGCCACGCCGACATTGAGGTCCACGGGGCCGGCGGGCTCTACGTGAAGGAGCTGATCTCCGGCGACGAGGGGCGCACCCAGCCCAACCTCGCCGACGAGGTCGGCACCGGGGCGGTCGTGACGGCACTGGACGTGCTCGACGTGGAAGGCGAGGACGAGCCCTTCGAACAGCCCGAGTTCTTCGTCGACGCGTGA
- a CDS encoding GtrA family protein: MVRNLLRNLHSGPLALQLRRFVVVGGIAFALQQALLALFVEGGRLNDLVALTIAIEITIVFQYVLNNAWTFEATQNTGRREFLVGLLKTNLVRGSAIPIQLGIFHALSEWASMYYLLANVFAVLVSGVYRYVLDARWTWGQA; encoded by the coding sequence ATGGTCCGGAATCTGCTTCGCAACCTCCATAGCGGTCCGCTCGCCCTACAGCTGCGGCGGTTCGTCGTCGTCGGCGGCATCGCGTTCGCGCTCCAGCAGGCGTTGCTGGCGTTGTTCGTCGAGGGCGGACGCCTGAACGACCTCGTCGCGCTCACGATCGCCATCGAGATCACGATCGTCTTCCAGTACGTCCTCAACAACGCCTGGACGTTCGAGGCGACACAGAACACCGGGCGGCGCGAGTTCCTCGTCGGCCTGTTGAAGACGAACCTCGTCCGTGGCTCTGCGATCCCGATTCAGCTCGGCATCTTCCACGCCCTTTCGGAGTGGGCCAGCATGTACTATCTGCTGGCAAACGTGTTCGCCGTCCTCGTCAGCGGCGTCTACCGGTACGTCCTCGACGCCCGCTGGACGTGGGGCCAGGCGTAG
- a CDS encoding sulfatase → MHSETGVSNVVLVTVDSLRADAIGPYDSDRHTPVMDELAQRGTVFERAFANGNWTPFSFPSMLASSPVFADDGRIGVTGVETLAETLSNAGFDTGGFNAANGFLTEHWGYDDGFDEFDSFVASVGSSIYSRYLATHPTVEAWLQLATSPFRRARSWLSSAESHRPFLDTSRMFDVEQGATSFLESASEPFFLWIHYMDAHTPYVPAPRYIREVSADRFGTHRMVLAHLHAGLGWEVGDRTLGNLRTLYQSAVRQVDDSVGRVLDALSEHGHDDDTAVVLAGDHGEEFQDHGHLAHYPKLYDELIHVPLIVDVPGAESRRVERQVALDSLPPTVADLAGVSPPAEWRGDSLAPAVLDGEEPADEPVVSVTVRGEEVTDQPIPRSLDDGDLLVSVRDRDWSYIENVDTGDRELYHRPSDPGQQADRSDGPDAEVRAVIEAFEPLVDAHADLLHAAEQSEADDEMDEDLDARLEALGYK, encoded by the coding sequence ATGCACTCCGAAACCGGCGTCTCGAACGTCGTCCTCGTCACGGTCGACTCGCTCCGTGCGGACGCCATCGGTCCGTACGACAGCGATCGCCACACACCCGTCATGGACGAACTCGCCCAGCGGGGGACGGTCTTCGAGCGCGCCTTCGCCAACGGAAACTGGACCCCCTTCTCGTTTCCCTCGATGCTGGCCTCCTCGCCGGTGTTCGCCGACGACGGCCGGATCGGCGTCACGGGCGTCGAGACGCTCGCGGAGACGCTCTCGAACGCGGGCTTCGACACCGGCGGTTTCAACGCCGCCAACGGATTCCTGACCGAACACTGGGGGTACGACGACGGCTTCGACGAGTTCGACTCCTTCGTCGCCAGCGTGGGTTCCAGCATCTACAGTCGCTATCTCGCGACCCATCCGACCGTGGAGGCCTGGCTCCAGCTTGCGACCTCGCCGTTTCGCCGCGCCCGCTCATGGCTCTCGTCGGCGGAGAGCCACCGTCCGTTCCTCGACACTTCGCGGATGTTCGACGTCGAACAGGGGGCGACCTCGTTCCTCGAATCGGCCTCGGAGCCGTTCTTCCTGTGGATTCACTACATGGACGCTCACACGCCGTACGTCCCGGCCCCGCGGTACATCCGGGAGGTGTCTGCCGACCGCTTCGGGACCCACCGGATGGTCCTGGCTCACCTCCACGCCGGGCTTGGCTGGGAGGTCGGGGACCGGACGCTTGGCAACCTCAGGACGCTCTATCAGAGCGCCGTCCGGCAGGTCGACGACAGCGTCGGTCGCGTGTTAGACGCCCTGTCGGAACACGGCCACGACGACGACACCGCCGTCGTGCTGGCCGGCGACCACGGCGAGGAGTTCCAGGACCACGGCCACCTCGCCCACTACCCGAAGCTGTACGACGAACTGATCCACGTGCCGCTGATCGTCGACGTGCCGGGCGCAGAGAGTCGGCGCGTCGAGAGACAGGTCGCCCTCGACTCGCTCCCGCCGACGGTGGCCGACCTCGCGGGCGTCTCCCCGCCAGCGGAGTGGCGCGGAGACTCGCTCGCCCCCGCCGTCCTCGACGGCGAGGAGCCTGCCGACGAGCCGGTCGTCTCGGTCACGGTCCGGGGCGAGGAAGTCACCGACCAGCCCATCCCGCGCTCGCTCGACGACGGCGACCTCCTCGTCAGCGTCCGCGACCGCGACTGGAGTTACATCGAGAACGTCGACACCGGCGACCGGGAGCTGTACCACCGGCCGTCAGATCCCGGTCAACAGGCGGATCGCTCCGACGGCCCCGACGCCGAGGTCAGGGCCGTGATCGAGGCGTTCGAACCGCTCGTCGACGCCCACGCAGACCTGCTGCACGCGGCAGAGCAGAGCGAGGCCGACGACGAGATGGACGAGGATCTGGACGCCAGACTGGAGGCGCTGGGCTACAAGTAG
- a CDS encoding undecaprenyl-diphosphate phosphatase, whose product MNVDDAVVAALVGLAQGVLEWLPVSSEGSVAILVTALTGSTPAVATQLALFVHAGTACSALAYYRTEVGTVLASLREWSPRTAFDDDTADLSFLALATLATGVTGLPALLVLEAVVSELTGGAFVVLVGGLLVLTGLLQRFAAWVSLGTSETPDWLDAVLVGGLQGIAILPGISRSGTTVSALLLRGHEGESSLRLSFLLSIPAALGANAIVVLRDGVPVVSPAAAAVALAVSAVAGYLTVGALVSLVRRVPFWAVCVGFGGLAMLGGGLLLV is encoded by the coding sequence ATGAACGTCGACGACGCCGTCGTCGCCGCGCTCGTCGGGCTGGCACAGGGCGTCCTCGAATGGTTGCCCGTCTCCAGTGAGGGGAGCGTGGCAATCCTCGTCACCGCGCTCACCGGCTCGACGCCGGCCGTGGCGACGCAGCTCGCACTGTTCGTCCACGCCGGCACCGCGTGCTCGGCGCTGGCGTACTACCGGACGGAAGTCGGGACGGTACTCGCTTCGCTACGGGAGTGGTCGCCCCGGACCGCGTTCGACGACGACACGGCGGACCTCTCCTTTCTCGCCCTCGCGACGCTGGCGACGGGCGTGACCGGGCTGCCGGCTCTGCTGGTCCTGGAGGCCGTCGTCTCGGAGCTGACCGGCGGCGCGTTCGTCGTCCTCGTCGGGGGCCTGCTGGTCCTGACGGGACTGCTCCAGCGGTTCGCCGCCTGGGTGTCGCTGGGCACGAGCGAGACGCCCGACTGGCTCGACGCCGTGCTGGTGGGCGGGCTGCAGGGCATCGCGATCCTTCCGGGAATCTCTCGGTCGGGGACGACCGTCAGCGCGTTGCTGTTGCGCGGTCACGAGGGCGAGTCCTCGCTCCGGCTCTCGTTCCTGCTGTCGATCCCGGCGGCCCTCGGCGCGAACGCGATCGTCGTCCTCAGAGACGGCGTCCCGGTCGTCTCACCGGCGGCCGCCGCGGTCGCGCTGGCGGTGAGTGCCGTCGCCGGCTACCTCACGGTCGGGGCGCTCGTCAGTCTCGTCCGGCGCGTCCCCTTCTGGGCAGTCTGTGTCGGCTTCGGCGGACTCGCGATGCTTGGCGGTGGCCTACTGCTGGTCTGA
- a CDS encoding CheF family chemotaxis protein, protein MSSEEQKLVDTAGDYMYAVKGGTPVDDPQWRSCRLVMTDKRLVLANSSGKQALPHSNIEVVGEEELPASVDPAGATPMRIGDNVVLVDAADVSDFELEYCRATLHATVILTKHPAVVGGVIQDEATWRKTRFQLDDDVITLAFPGGEETTFAVDDVGTVETSEQTVMGETRTILEVEHTDEDDRSVETYFSGMDHHTTALQSLFERVIEEREGDYELDEIESQVLMALYSGVSPFEMSDFVGIPVDEVEEIYQKLLDVGAVDEVRTRTEVSLNAQGRNMASEAMNEQ, encoded by the coding sequence ATGAGCAGCGAAGAACAGAAGCTGGTCGACACTGCGGGCGACTACATGTACGCCGTCAAGGGTGGCACGCCGGTCGATGACCCACAGTGGCGCTCCTGTCGGCTCGTCATGACCGACAAGCGCCTCGTGTTGGCCAACAGCTCCGGCAAGCAGGCCCTGCCCCACAGCAACATCGAGGTGGTGGGCGAGGAGGAGCTGCCCGCGTCGGTCGATCCAGCGGGGGCGACGCCGATGCGTATCGGCGACAACGTCGTGCTGGTCGACGCTGCCGACGTCTCCGACTTCGAACTGGAGTACTGCCGTGCGACCCTCCACGCGACGGTCATCCTGACGAAACACCCCGCCGTCGTCGGCGGCGTGATTCAGGACGAAGCGACCTGGCGCAAGACCAGATTCCAGCTCGACGACGACGTGATCACGCTGGCGTTTCCCGGCGGCGAAGAGACGACGTTCGCAGTCGACGACGTGGGGACCGTCGAGACGAGCGAACAGACGGTCATGGGAGAGACGCGGACCATTCTGGAGGTCGAGCACACCGACGAGGACGACCGCAGCGTCGAGACGTACTTCTCGGGGATGGACCACCACACGACGGCTCTGCAGTCGCTGTTCGAGCGCGTCATCGAGGAGCGAGAGGGCGACTACGAACTCGACGAGATCGAGAGCCAGGTGTTGATGGCGCTTTACTCCGGGGTCTCGCCCTTCGAGATGTCGGACTTCGTCGGGATCCCCGTCGACGAGGTCGAAGAGATCTACCAGAAGCTCCTGGACGTGGGTGCGGTCGACGAGGTGCGCACCCGGACCGAGGTCAGCCTCAACGCGCAGGGACGTAACATGGCCAGCGAGGCGATGAACGAGCAGTAG
- a CDS encoding CheF family chemotaxis protein, which yields MSDTEKKIADTRGQFMQAVQEGRERNDASWTACRIVLTTQRLVLISDGKRQISLQSIDRIADRHDVNQASAGVSNYVALHVGEDVLLVSAGEHEAFETDLYRASLNGEIILVQHPAVEGGVVQDTEWTKGRMKVTDEALQLALADGQAVEVERADIGGLTIEDKTVSGEERTVIEVEHTDDGISVETHLAGEEFHATVLQVMLEESAERNQADLDLSSTERRVIMALHSGVSPFDIPSFVGIDVERSEEIFDRLVELDVISMVRERTEVQLTTKGRRVAGENISEQ from the coding sequence ATGAGTGACACCGAGAAGAAGATCGCGGACACGCGCGGGCAGTTCATGCAGGCGGTCCAGGAGGGACGCGAACGCAACGACGCGTCCTGGACGGCCTGTCGGATCGTGCTCACGACGCAGCGACTGGTCCTGATCTCGGACGGGAAACGACAGATCTCTCTGCAGTCGATCGATCGGATCGCGGATCGACACGACGTCAACCAGGCCAGTGCCGGCGTCTCGAACTACGTCGCGCTCCACGTCGGCGAGGACGTACTGCTGGTTTCGGCCGGCGAGCACGAGGCCTTCGAGACGGATCTGTACCGGGCGTCGCTGAACGGCGAGATCATCCTCGTCCAGCACCCGGCCGTCGAGGGCGGCGTCGTCCAGGACACCGAGTGGACGAAAGGCCGGATGAAAGTCACCGACGAGGCCCTGCAACTCGCACTGGCAGACGGACAGGCCGTCGAGGTCGAACGGGCGGACATCGGCGGGCTGACCATCGAGGACAAGACGGTGTCTGGCGAAGAACGGACCGTCATCGAGGTCGAGCACACCGACGACGGGATCAGCGTCGAGACCCACCTCGCGGGCGAGGAGTTCCACGCGACCGTCCTGCAGGTGATGCTCGAAGAGAGCGCCGAGCGAAACCAGGCCGATCTCGACCTCTCCAGTACGGAGCGGCGGGTCATCATGGCGCTGCACTCGGGGGTCTCTCCGTTCGACATCCCCAGCTTCGTCGGGATCGACGTCGAGCGAAGCGAGGAGATCTTCGACCGCCTGGTCGAACTCGACGTGATCAGCATGGTTCGCGAGCGCACCGAAGTCCAGTTGACGACGAAGGGACGGCGCGTCGCCGGGGAGAACATCAGCGAACAGTGA
- a CDS encoding sugar phosphate nucleotidyltransferase codes for MSVRTAVVLAAGEGTRLRPLTRNRPKPMLPAGNRPILEYVFDALVEAGLDRIVVVVGYKRDRVQDHFGPSYRGVPLSYVTQGKQLGSGHALLQARDAVSGPVLVVNGDRVIDGETVGSVIDHFETDPVTPALAVLERQDASHYGAVDLRDGDLHSIVEKPETDEYRLINGGIYAFPESIFDEIEATPRAEGELALTDTIARLIDSDRVRAVTTDGLWVDATYPWDLLTVAREVLARGRVTESNRRDSVWVADSAHVHADATLQAPVVVGPDCEVAAGTVLGPDAALGANVTVGANATVQQSVLDADTRVDAGATLVDTVAGQDVTLGVETVVPGGPADVQIGTEVFEDRTLGAVFADRVTTRGNVSVSPGTLVGPSATLHAGVHAFGHVAEDAEVVR; via the coding sequence ATGAGCGTACGAACCGCCGTCGTCCTGGCGGCCGGTGAGGGAACGCGACTGCGTCCGCTGACGCGCAACCGTCCCAAGCCGATGTTACCCGCGGGGAACCGCCCGATTCTCGAATACGTCTTCGACGCCCTCGTCGAGGCCGGTCTCGACCGGATCGTCGTCGTCGTCGGCTACAAGCGCGATCGCGTGCAAGACCACTTCGGCCCGTCGTACCGGGGCGTCCCGCTGAGCTACGTCACACAGGGCAAACAGCTGGGCAGCGGCCACGCCCTCCTGCAGGCCCGCGACGCGGTGTCCGGTCCCGTCCTCGTGGTCAACGGCGATCGCGTCATCGACGGCGAGACGGTCGGCTCCGTGATCGACCACTTCGAGACCGACCCAGTGACGCCGGCACTGGCGGTCTTGGAGCGTCAGGACGCCAGCCACTACGGTGCCGTCGACCTGCGGGACGGCGATCTCCACTCGATCGTCGAGAAGCCCGAGACCGACGAGTACCGTCTGATCAACGGCGGCATCTACGCGTTCCCCGAGTCGATCTTCGACGAGATCGAGGCCACGCCACGGGCCGAAGGGGAGCTGGCACTGACCGACACGATCGCGCGCCTGATCGACTCCGATCGGGTCCGCGCGGTGACGACCGACGGGCTGTGGGTCGACGCGACGTATCCCTGGGACCTGCTGACGGTCGCCCGCGAGGTGCTGGCTCGCGGACGGGTCACGGAGTCGAACCGTCGAGACAGTGTCTGGGTCGCCGACTCCGCGCACGTCCACGCGGACGCGACGCTGCAAGCACCGGTCGTGGTCGGTCCGGACTGCGAGGTCGCGGCGGGGACGGTGCTCGGACCGGACGCGGCGCTGGGAGCGAACGTCACCGTCGGCGCGAACGCGACGGTCCAGCAGTCGGTGCTCGACGCGGACACGCGCGTCGACGCGGGCGCGACGCTGGTCGATACGGTCGCCGGACAGGACGTGACACTCGGCGTCGAGACGGTCGTCCCCGGCGGTCCCGCGGACGTACAGATCGGGACCGAAGTGTTCGAAGACCGGACGCTCGGTGCGGTGTTCGCCGACCGCGTGACGACGCGAGGGAACGTCTCGGTGTCGCCCGGGACGCTGGTCGGCCCGTCGGCGACCCTCCACGCGGGCGTTCACGCCTTCGGCCACGTCGCCGAGGACGCCGAGGTGGTCCGCTGA